In Kryptolebias marmoratus isolate JLee-2015 linkage group LG4, ASM164957v2, whole genome shotgun sequence, the following proteins share a genomic window:
- the LOC108231132 gene encoding caM kinase-like vesicle-associated protein: MPFGCLTLGEKKDYNSPSEVTDKYDLGQVVKSEEFCEIFRAKDRNTLKMYTCKKFHKKDGRKVRKAAKNEIMILKMVKHHNILQLVDAFETKKEYFIFLELATGREVFDWILDQGYYSERDTSNVMRQVLEAVAYLHSLKIVHRNLKLENLVYYNRLKNSKIVISDFQLAKLENGLIRDPCGTPEYLAPEMVGRQRYGRPVDCWAIGVIMYILLSGNPPFYDDSDEEDSDNRDKNLFLKILSGDYEFDSPYWDDISDSAKNLVASLMDVDQDQRLTAQEAIAHEWISGNAASDKNIKDGVCAQIEKNFAKAKWKKAVRVTTLMKRLRASDQGDAAGASAGAAADPNAPSGAPAAPAGGGISMAASLMAALKEKASETQTAAVPAPAVQAAAQQDEQQQARCNGDAPQMLPERKE, from the exons ATGCCATTTGGTTGTCTCACACTTGGGGAGAAGAAGGATTACAACAGTCCCTCCGAGGTGACGGACAAATATGACCTTGGACAAGTTGTTAAATC AGAGGAGTTCTGCGAGATATTCCGGGCGAAGGACAGGAACACCTTGAAAATGTACACATGTAAAAAGTTCCACAAAAAGGACGGAAGGAAAGTGAGGAAAGCTGCCAAGAATGAGATAATGATCCTAAAGAT GGTAAAACATCACAACATCCTTCAGCTGGTTGATGCGTTTGAAACTAAGAAAGAGTACTTCATATTTTTGGAGCT TGCAACGGGAAGAGAGGTCTTTGACTGGATCTTGGATCAAGGTTACTACTCGGAGAGGGACACCAGCAACGTCATGAGGCAGGTTCTGGAGGCTGTAGCTTACCTGCACTCTCTGAAAATTGTCCACAGAAACCTTAAG CTGGAGAACTTGGTGTACTATAACCGTTTGAAGAACTCCAAAATTGTTATCAGTGACTTCCAGCTGGCAAAACTGGAGAACGGACTCATCAGGGACCCATGCGGGACTCCAGAATACCTTG cCCCAGAGATGGTCGGAAGGCAGAGATATGGAAGACCCGTGGACTGTTGGGCCATCGGTGTCATCATGTATATACT TTTATCCGGGAACCCTCCTTTCTATGATGACTCTGATGAAGAGGACTCTGATAATCGTGATAAGAACCTCTTCCTAAAGATTTTGTCCGGGGACTACGAGTTTGATTCCCCATACTGGGACGATATCTCAGACTCTG CCAAGAACTTGGTGGCATCTTTGATGGATGTTGACCAAGATCAGCGTTTGACTGCACAGGAAGCTATTGCCCACGAatg gATTTCTGGAAACGCTGCCTCAGATAAGAATATCAAAGATGGAGTTTGTGCACAAATCGAAAAGAACTTTGCCAAAGCCAAATGGAAG AAAGCCGTGAGAGTGACTACCTTGATGAAAAGGCTCCGAGCGTCTGATCAGGGCGATGCTGCTGGTGCATCAGCTGGGGCCGCAGCTGACCCCAACGCACCCAGCGGTGCTCCCGCCGCGCCCGCCGGTGGAGGCATCAGTATGGCTGCAAGCTTAATGGCCGCTCTAAAGGAAAAGGCTTCTGAGACACAGACTGCAGCTGTCCCTGCGCCCGCAGTGCAAGCCGCAGCCCAGCAGGACGAGCAGCAGCAGGCGCGGTGCAACGGCGACGCTCCACAAATGTTGCCAGAGAGGAAAGAATAG